A genomic segment from Actinomadura hallensis encodes:
- the metX gene encoding homoserine O-acetyltransferase MetX: MTAEPETASLSLPPVSGAWREGDPPGRRRWVTLKRPLPLEAGGVLPEVRLAYETWGRLAPDASNAVLVLHALTGDSHVAGPAEPGHPTPGWWDGLVGPGRPLDTDRWFIVVPNVLGGCQGSTGPSSPRPDGRPWGGSFPYLTQRDMVTAEVQLADELGIDRWALVTGGSMGGMRALEWAVMHPDRTGALLLLATTAAASAEQIALASVQLHAIRSDPGWRGGDYHDAAPGQGPHAGLGTARRLAHITYRSEAELQARFGRRPQDGEDPWRSGRYQVESYLDHHADKLVRRFDAGSYVVLTEAMNGHDVARGRGGTREALRRVTARTLVAGVDSDRLYPLAQQAELAAGIPGADRLRVIESPSGHDGFLTEIEQVGALVRELLEG; this comes from the coding sequence CTGACCGCCGAACCCGAGACCGCGTCGCTCTCCCTCCCGCCGGTCTCCGGGGCCTGGCGGGAGGGAGATCCTCCCGGGCGGCGACGATGGGTCACCCTCAAACGGCCGCTGCCGCTGGAGGCCGGCGGCGTCCTGCCCGAGGTGCGGCTCGCCTACGAGACCTGGGGGCGCCTCGCCCCCGACGCCTCCAACGCGGTGCTGGTGCTGCACGCCCTGACCGGGGACAGCCACGTCGCCGGTCCCGCCGAGCCGGGCCACCCCACGCCCGGCTGGTGGGACGGGCTCGTCGGACCGGGCCGCCCCCTGGACACCGACCGCTGGTTCATCGTCGTCCCCAACGTGCTGGGCGGCTGCCAGGGCAGCACCGGGCCGTCCTCGCCCCGGCCCGACGGGAGGCCGTGGGGAGGGTCGTTCCCGTACCTGACGCAGCGGGACATGGTGACCGCCGAGGTGCAGCTTGCCGACGAGCTGGGGATCGACCGCTGGGCCCTGGTGACCGGCGGCTCGATGGGCGGGATGCGCGCGCTGGAGTGGGCGGTGATGCATCCGGACCGCACGGGCGCGCTGCTGCTGCTCGCCACCACGGCGGCGGCCAGCGCCGAGCAGATCGCGCTCGCCTCGGTGCAGCTGCACGCGATCCGCTCGGACCCGGGCTGGCGCGGCGGCGACTACCACGACGCCGCCCCGGGGCAGGGCCCGCACGCCGGGCTGGGCACCGCCCGGCGGCTCGCCCACATCACCTACCGCAGCGAGGCGGAGCTGCAGGCCCGTTTCGGCCGCCGCCCGCAGGACGGCGAGGACCCGTGGCGGTCCGGCCGCTACCAGGTGGAGTCCTACCTCGACCACCACGCCGACAAGCTGGTGCGGCGCTTCGACGCGGGCAGCTACGTCGTCCTCACCGAGGCGATGAACGGCCACGACGTCGCCCGGGGCCGCGGCGGGACGCGGGAGGCGCTGCGGCGGGTGACGGCCCGGACGCTGGTCGCCGGGGTCGACTCCGACCGGCTCTACCCGCTGGCGCAGCAGGCGGAGCTGGCCGCCGGGATCCCGGGCGCCGACCGGCTGCGGGTGATCGAGTCGCCCAGCGGCCACGACGGCTTCCTCACCGAGATCGAGCAGGTCGGCGCGCTCGTCCGCGAGCTGCTCGAAGGCTGA
- a CDS encoding ROK family transcriptional regulator, with product MARPVTRPSTSGDMLRLIRENGVATRAELGRLTGLSRPAVAARVADLIARGLVVERSDGPSTGGRPPARLEFNAAGGTVLVANLGQSRGQLAVCDLAGAVLARADGPPAETTPGKTIPRLLDQWTSLLESSGIDPGTVRGAGLGVPDAVEHAAGRWDGVEIGPPISDRFGVPAYLDNEVNAAALGEHQAHPGVDDLLFVKVSTGIGAGVIAGGDIQRGALGAAGEIGHVPVPSSAEVPCRCGNVNCVEAVAGGTALLARSPAADLPALAALARAGDPATVALLRDAGRRIGEVVATAVNLLNPAVVVLGGDLVGGDDHLIAGLREVVYQRSTALATRSLRIEPSRLGEAAGLRGCAAMVLDRILAPEAVDAM from the coding sequence ATGGCACGCCCCGTCACCCGTCCGTCCACGAGCGGCGACATGCTGCGCCTGATCCGCGAGAACGGCGTCGCCACCCGCGCCGAGCTGGGGCGGCTCACGGGACTGTCCCGCCCCGCCGTGGCGGCGCGCGTCGCCGACCTCATCGCCCGCGGACTCGTCGTCGAGCGCTCCGACGGGCCCTCCACCGGAGGGCGGCCCCCGGCCCGCCTGGAGTTCAACGCCGCCGGCGGGACCGTCCTCGTCGCCAACCTCGGCCAGTCCCGCGGCCAGCTCGCCGTCTGCGACCTCGCCGGCGCGGTCCTCGCCCGCGCCGACGGACCCCCGGCCGAGACGACCCCCGGCAAGACGATCCCCCGCCTCCTCGACCAGTGGACGTCGCTCCTGGAGTCGTCCGGGATCGACCCCGGCACCGTGCGCGGCGCGGGACTGGGCGTCCCCGACGCCGTGGAGCACGCCGCGGGCCGCTGGGACGGCGTGGAGATCGGCCCCCCGATCTCCGACCGCTTCGGCGTCCCCGCCTACCTCGACAACGAGGTCAACGCCGCCGCCCTCGGCGAGCACCAGGCCCACCCGGGCGTCGACGACCTCCTGTTCGTCAAGGTCTCCACCGGCATCGGCGCGGGCGTCATCGCGGGCGGCGACATCCAGCGCGGGGCGCTCGGCGCCGCCGGGGAGATCGGCCACGTGCCCGTCCCGTCCTCCGCCGAGGTCCCGTGCCGCTGCGGGAACGTCAACTGCGTCGAGGCCGTCGCGGGCGGCACCGCCCTCCTGGCCCGCTCCCCCGCCGCCGACCTGCCCGCCCTCGCCGCCCTCGCCCGCGCCGGAGACCCCGCGACCGTCGCGCTCCTGCGCGACGCGGGCCGCCGCATCGGCGAGGTCGTCGCGACCGCCGTCAACCTCCTCAACCCGGCCGTCGTCGTGCTCGGCGGCGACCTCGTCGGCGGGGACGACCATCTGATCGCCGGGCTGCGCGAGGTCGTCTACCAGCGCTCCACGGCCCTCGCGACCCGCAGCCTGCGCATCGAGCCCAGCCGCCTCGGCGAGGCCGCCGGGCTGAGGGGCTGCGCCGCCATGGTCCTGGACCGGATCCTCGCCCCGGAGGCCGTCGACGCGATGTGA
- a CDS encoding DUF1349 domain-containing protein, with translation MITGEWHNPPPAVAHDGADLLVTAAKGSDFWRTTAYGYDRDGGHALLSPLGAEAAVEVSFVADFDHQFDQAGVLLRLDETTWIKAGAEYCDGELQLGAVVTRGVSDWSSAPVPWAGREVTLRASRSGDAVTIRARAGEESWRLIRLAPFPAGVPASAGPYCASPEREGLTVRFTRVSVGPPDEALHG, from the coding sequence ATGATCACAGGAGAATGGCACAATCCGCCTCCGGCCGTCGCGCACGACGGGGCGGACCTTCTCGTCACCGCGGCGAAGGGCAGCGACTTCTGGCGGACCACCGCCTACGGGTACGACCGGGACGGCGGCCACGCCCTGCTGTCGCCGCTCGGGGCGGAGGCCGCCGTCGAGGTGTCGTTCGTCGCCGACTTCGACCACCAGTTCGACCAGGCGGGCGTCCTCCTGCGCCTGGACGAGACGACCTGGATCAAGGCGGGCGCCGAGTACTGCGACGGCGAGCTGCAGCTCGGCGCGGTCGTCACCCGCGGCGTGTCCGACTGGTCGTCCGCGCCCGTCCCCTGGGCCGGGCGCGAGGTCACCCTCCGGGCCAGCCGCAGCGGCGACGCCGTGACGATCCGGGCCCGCGCGGGGGAGGAGTCCTGGCGCCTGATCCGGCTGGCGCCGTTCCCGGCGGGCGTCCCGGCGTCGGCCGGGCCGTACTGCGCCTCCCCTGAGCGCGAGGGGCTGACCGTCCGCTTCACCCGCGTGTCGGTCGGCCCGCCGGACGAGGCCCTGCACGGCTGA
- a CDS encoding MFS transporter has product MVQKTGAGVREWAGLALLALPTVLLGLDVTVLYLVLPSIAADLNPSGTQTLWIMDAYGFLIAGFLITMGTLGDRIGRRRLLMIGMAAFAAVSVLAAFAPSAELLIAARALLGVAGATLMPSTLSLISAMFTDVRQRALAIGVWATMFALGMAAGPVVGGALVGALWWGAAFLLAVPVAAVVLAGARALLPEHAVPHAGRLDLASVGLSLLAVLPVIYAMKHAAAHGPGPRAAVLLAAGAGAGALFVRRQRRLPSPLLDVGLFADRAFSAALAVLLIGLVGVGGTMYLVTQYLQLVEGLPAAEAGLLMGSPALAMLAAAIGAPVLARWLRPGLVMAVTLGLSMIGYALLGTAGTGEAPCVVAGFALAYLGLGAIAALGTDMVVGAAPASKSGSAAAMSETVQELGLAAGVALLGSLTTAVYSARMAVPPGTPPAVAEQATGSLSGALSVAGHAQVDVARAQETFTAGLNAASLVAGAAVLAAAVLCVAALRHVRPLGEQADAPPP; this is encoded by the coding sequence GTGGTGCAGAAGACGGGTGCGGGCGTACGGGAGTGGGCCGGGCTGGCGCTGCTGGCACTGCCGACCGTGCTGCTGGGGCTCGACGTCACGGTGCTCTACCTGGTGCTGCCGAGCATCGCGGCCGATCTGAACCCGTCCGGGACGCAGACGTTGTGGATCATGGACGCCTACGGGTTCCTCATCGCCGGGTTCCTGATCACCATGGGGACCCTGGGCGACCGCATCGGCCGGCGGCGGCTGCTCATGATCGGCATGGCGGCGTTCGCGGCGGTGTCGGTCCTGGCGGCCTTCGCGCCCAGCGCGGAACTGCTGATCGCGGCGCGGGCCCTGCTCGGCGTCGCCGGCGCGACGCTGATGCCCTCGACGCTGTCGCTGATCTCGGCCATGTTCACCGACGTGCGGCAGCGCGCGCTGGCGATCGGGGTGTGGGCGACGATGTTCGCCCTGGGCATGGCCGCCGGTCCCGTCGTGGGCGGCGCGCTCGTCGGCGCGCTGTGGTGGGGCGCGGCGTTCCTGCTCGCCGTCCCGGTCGCCGCGGTCGTGCTGGCCGGGGCGCGGGCGCTGCTGCCGGAGCACGCCGTCCCCCACGCCGGGAGGCTGGACCTCGCCAGCGTCGGCCTGTCGCTGCTGGCGGTGCTTCCCGTGATCTACGCGATGAAGCACGCCGCCGCGCACGGGCCCGGCCCGCGGGCGGCCGTCCTCCTCGCGGCCGGGGCGGGAGCGGGCGCCCTGTTCGTGCGCAGGCAGCGGCGGCTCCCCTCGCCGCTGCTGGACGTCGGCCTGTTCGCCGACCGGGCGTTCTCGGCGGCGCTGGCGGTCCTGCTCATCGGGCTGGTCGGGGTGGGCGGCACGATGTACCTGGTCACGCAGTACCTGCAGCTGGTCGAGGGACTCCCCGCGGCCGAGGCGGGGCTGCTGATGGGGTCCCCGGCGCTGGCCATGCTCGCCGCCGCCATCGGCGCGCCGGTCCTCGCCCGGTGGCTGCGTCCCGGCCTCGTCATGGCGGTCACCCTGGGCCTGTCGATGATCGGCTACGCGCTGCTCGGCACCGCGGGGACCGGGGAGGCGCCGTGCGTGGTGGCCGGGTTCGCCCTCGCCTACCTCGGCCTCGGCGCGATCGCCGCGCTCGGCACCGACATGGTCGTCGGGGCCGCGCCCGCCTCGAAGTCCGGATCGGCCGCCGCCATGTCGGAGACCGTCCAGGAACTCGGCCTCGCCGCCGGCGTAGCCCTCCTGGGCAGCCTCACCACCGCCGTCTACAGCGCCCGCATGGCCGTGCCCCCGGGCACCCCGCCCGCCGTCGCCGAGCAGGCGACCGGCAGCCTCAGCGGCGCGCTCTCGGTCGCCGGCCACGCGCAGGTCGACGTCGCCCGGGCCCAGGAGACGTTCACCGCCGGGCTGAACGCCGCCTCGCTCGTCGCGGGCGCCGCCGTCCTCGCCGCGGCGGTCCTGTGCGTGGCCGCCCTGCGGCACGTCCGCCCGCTCGGCGAGCAGGCGGACGCCCCGCCGCCGTGA
- a CDS encoding TetR/AcrR family transcriptional regulator, with amino-acid sequence MASVRTAASTRWAGVPVSRRKDERREMLVRAAFRLFGEQGEAALTVRAVCREAELHTRYFYENFADTGELLAAVYDQQAAALADVLARALEEAGPDPEARTRAGIRDVLRFISDDPRRGRVLFAEARGNEVLAARRRAAQTGLMDGLIAMGRGPELPVVIAATMFTGAMTELAQQWADGRLGQDLDAVVDHAVALSLAMHATTTERLADDQSRP; translated from the coding sequence ATGGCGAGCGTCCGGACCGCGGCTTCCACCCGGTGGGCCGGGGTCCCCGTGTCCCGGCGGAAGGACGAGCGCCGCGAGATGCTCGTGCGGGCCGCGTTCCGGCTGTTCGGCGAGCAGGGCGAGGCCGCCCTGACGGTGCGCGCCGTGTGCCGCGAGGCCGAGCTGCACACCCGGTACTTCTACGAGAACTTCGCCGACACCGGCGAGCTGCTGGCCGCCGTCTACGACCAGCAGGCGGCCGCGCTCGCGGACGTCCTCGCCAGGGCGCTGGAGGAGGCCGGCCCCGACCCCGAGGCCCGGACGCGCGCGGGCATACGCGACGTGCTGCGGTTCATCAGCGACGACCCACGGCGCGGGCGGGTGCTGTTCGCTGAGGCGCGCGGCAACGAGGTGCTGGCCGCGCGGCGCAGGGCGGCGCAGACGGGCCTGATGGACGGCCTCATCGCGATGGGCCGCGGGCCCGAGCTGCCGGTCGTCATCGCCGCGACCATGTTCACCGGCGCCATGACCGAGCTGGCGCAGCAGTGGGCGGACGGGCGGCTCGGCCAGGACCTCGACGCCGTCGTCGACCACGCCGTGGCGCTCTCACTGGCCATGCACGCGACGACCACCGAGCGGCTCGCCGACGACCAGTCCCGCCCCTGA
- a CDS encoding oxygenase MpaB family protein → MKSNPVARRFEQTFDAEIRSRFFKGLDFAGPAGDPGWFGPGSAVWHVHSHLPTLVLGLVAAAYIEGLDPSISWMGYDHSRLAERVDGVPTGNIDPEGGAVRLAHSISFFIGTAYGSTATAEKLARTVRAMHHTVKGTRPDGVAYDADDPEWLRWNYATVVWGLATAHERYHRRPLRDIDRYYREFVRVGEALGGTDLPTTKAETAECLESYLPRLAVTPIKAFQTGPNLRDSKAKPWEPGSEFMDWAARDMLPRWAQKLALYQPPNPVVLRARRASLWLALNALHEATGPLKEFRQAQKRAAGNKPSPFLSTAPKAPDPVLSREEVEAMA, encoded by the coding sequence ATGAAGAGCAACCCCGTCGCCAGGCGGTTCGAGCAGACCTTCGACGCCGAGATCCGGTCCAGGTTCTTCAAGGGTCTCGACTTCGCCGGCCCGGCCGGCGACCCCGGCTGGTTCGGTCCGGGCAGCGCGGTCTGGCACGTCCACTCGCACCTGCCCACGCTGGTCCTCGGGCTGGTCGCCGCCGCCTACATCGAGGGGCTCGACCCGAGCATCAGCTGGATGGGGTACGACCACTCCCGCCTCGCCGAACGCGTCGACGGCGTCCCCACCGGCAACATCGACCCCGAAGGCGGCGCGGTGCGCCTCGCGCACTCCATCTCGTTCTTCATCGGCACCGCCTACGGCTCCACCGCGACCGCCGAGAAGCTGGCGCGCACCGTCCGCGCCATGCACCACACGGTCAAGGGCACCCGCCCGGACGGCGTCGCCTACGACGCCGACGACCCCGAATGGCTCCGCTGGAACTACGCCACCGTCGTGTGGGGCCTGGCCACCGCGCACGAGCGCTACCACCGCCGGCCCCTGCGCGACATCGACCGCTACTACCGCGAGTTCGTCCGGGTCGGCGAGGCCCTCGGCGGCACCGACCTGCCCACCACCAAGGCAGAGACCGCCGAGTGCCTGGAGTCCTACCTGCCCCGCCTGGCCGTCACCCCCATCAAGGCGTTCCAGACCGGCCCCAACCTGCGCGACAGCAAGGCCAAGCCGTGGGAGCCCGGCAGCGAGTTCATGGACTGGGCGGCCCGCGACATGCTCCCGAGGTGGGCCCAGAAACTGGCCCTCTACCAGCCGCCCAACCCGGTCGTCCTCCGCGCGCGCCGCGCGTCCCTCTGGCTCGCCCTCAACGCCCTCCACGAGGCCACCGGCCCCCTGAAGGAGTTCCGGCAGGCCCAGAAGCGCGCCGCGGGCAACAAGCCGAGCCCCTTCCTCTCCACCGCCCCCAAGGCCCCCGACCCGGTCCTGAGCCGGGAAGAAGTCGAGGCCATGGCCTGA
- a CDS encoding phosphatase PAP2 family protein, protein MRPLATEAGLLAVLFAFYRWGRALLDHGPGKAMENAARLWEFQRSWLPSEVEFQQWALGWEHTAFLANLYYVGMHFPGTTLLLVWLYLRHRSSYSRVRNELVLLTGAGLAVHVLFPLAPPRLAGIGAVDTMLTVGPSAYPPTADGIANQYAAMPSLHVGWAILVAVAVVRVSRSRWRWVVAMHAPVTVLVVVVTANHYWTDGLVAAVLLAGAMAGAAAIERARRSGADDAPEAPGPAGPGRPAGDRPDPAARPVPSGEACGDPPGGQRPARDDLVPA, encoded by the coding sequence ATGCGGCCACTGGCCACCGAGGCGGGGCTGCTGGCGGTCCTGTTCGCGTTCTACCGATGGGGGCGGGCGCTGCTCGACCACGGCCCCGGAAAGGCGATGGAGAACGCGGCGCGGCTCTGGGAGTTCCAGCGCTCGTGGCTGCCGAGCGAAGTCGAATTCCAGCAGTGGGCGCTCGGATGGGAGCACACCGCGTTCCTGGCCAACCTGTATTACGTGGGGATGCACTTTCCCGGGACGACCCTGCTATTGGTCTGGCTGTATCTGCGGCACCGGTCGTCCTATTCCAGGGTGCGGAACGAACTGGTGCTGCTGACCGGTGCGGGGCTGGCGGTGCACGTGCTGTTCCCGCTGGCGCCGCCGCGGCTCGCCGGAATCGGCGCCGTCGACACGATGCTGACCGTCGGCCCGTCCGCGTACCCGCCGACCGCGGACGGCATCGCCAACCAGTACGCCGCGATGCCGTCGCTGCACGTCGGGTGGGCGATCCTCGTCGCGGTCGCGGTGGTGCGGGTGTCGCGGAGCCGGTGGCGGTGGGTCGTCGCCATGCACGCGCCCGTCACGGTGCTCGTGGTGGTGGTGACCGCGAACCACTACTGGACCGACGGCCTCGTCGCCGCCGTCCTGCTCGCGGGGGCCATGGCGGGGGCCGCGGCCATCGAGCGGGCACGGCGGTCCGGGGCGGACGACGCACCGGAAGCCCCCGGCCCGGCGGGCCCGGGACGTCCCGCCGGAGACCGGCCGGACCCGGCGGCGCGGCCCGTCCCCTCCGGGGAGGCCTGCGGCGACCCGCCCGGCGGTCAGCGTCCCGCCCGCGACGACCTCGTGCCGGCCTGA
- a CDS encoding bifunctional o-acetylhomoserine/o-acetylserine sulfhydrylase translates to MSEHAENAQSAESGWSFETRQVHAGAQPDPATGARAVPIYQTTSYVFRDTEHAANLFSLAETGNIYTRIMNPTQDAFEQRIASLEGGVAALAVSSGQAAEAMAIWNLAQAGDHIVSASTIYGGTHNLFRHTLPKFGIEVSLVEDPDDLDAWRAAIRPNTKALFAESIGNPRGNVLNIRGVADVAHEAGVPLIVDNTVATPYLVRPLEHGADIVVHSATKFLGGHGTTIAGVVVDGGSFDFGAHPERFPGFNEPDPSYNGLRYWEALGPGAYAIKMRVQLLRDLGPAISPHSAFLLLQGVETLSLRMERHSSNAQELAEWLEQHEDVAIVHYPGLKSSPWYEAANTYLPRGKGALVSFELPGGIEAGRRFVEGVRLFSHLANIGDVRSLIIHPASTTHSQLTPEEHAAAGVTPGLVRLSVGIESVDDLKADLEAGFRAAKGAL, encoded by the coding sequence ATGAGTGAGCACGCCGAGAACGCCCAGTCCGCCGAGTCCGGCTGGTCGTTCGAGACCCGGCAGGTCCACGCCGGCGCCCAGCCCGACCCCGCCACCGGGGCGCGGGCGGTGCCGATCTACCAGACGACCTCCTACGTCTTCCGCGACACCGAGCACGCCGCGAACCTGTTCTCGCTCGCCGAGACCGGCAACATCTACACCCGCATCATGAACCCGACCCAGGACGCCTTCGAGCAGCGCATCGCGTCGCTGGAAGGCGGGGTCGCCGCGCTGGCCGTCTCCTCGGGGCAGGCGGCGGAGGCCATGGCGATCTGGAACCTGGCGCAGGCCGGCGACCACATCGTGTCCGCCTCCACCATCTACGGCGGGACGCACAACCTGTTCCGGCACACGCTGCCGAAGTTCGGCATCGAGGTCTCCCTCGTCGAGGACCCCGACGACCTCGACGCCTGGCGGGCGGCGATCCGGCCCAACACCAAGGCGCTGTTCGCCGAGAGCATCGGCAACCCGCGCGGGAACGTCCTGAACATCCGCGGCGTCGCCGACGTCGCGCACGAGGCGGGCGTGCCGCTGATCGTCGACAACACGGTCGCGACCCCGTACCTGGTGCGCCCGCTGGAGCACGGCGCCGACATCGTGGTGCACTCGGCGACCAAGTTCCTCGGCGGGCACGGCACCACCATCGCGGGCGTGGTCGTCGACGGCGGCTCGTTCGACTTCGGCGCGCACCCCGAGCGGTTCCCCGGCTTCAACGAGCCGGACCCGAGCTACAACGGCCTGCGGTACTGGGAGGCGCTCGGCCCCGGCGCCTACGCCATCAAGATGCGGGTGCAGCTGCTGCGCGACCTCGGCCCGGCGATCTCCCCGCACTCGGCGTTCCTGCTGCTGCAGGGCGTGGAGACGCTCAGCCTGCGGATGGAGCGGCACTCGTCCAACGCGCAGGAGCTGGCGGAGTGGCTGGAGCAGCACGAGGACGTGGCGATCGTCCACTACCCGGGCCTGAAGTCCAGCCCGTGGTACGAGGCGGCCAACACGTACCTGCCGCGGGGCAAGGGCGCGCTGGTGAGCTTCGAGCTGCCCGGCGGCATCGAGGCGGGACGGCGCTTCGTGGAGGGCGTCCGCCTGTTCAGCCACCTCGCCAACATCGGCGACGTGCGCAGCCTGATCATCCACCCCGCGTCCACGACGCACAGCCAGCTGACGCCGGAGGAGCACGCGGCCGCCGGCGTCACGCCCGGGCTGGTGCGCCTGTCGGTCGGCATCGAGAGCGTCGACGACCTCAAGGCCGACCTGGAGGCCGGGTTCCGCGCGGCGAAGGGCGCGCTCTGA
- a CDS encoding TetR/AcrR family transcriptional regulator, translating into MADEDAGEADGRRARGRRRRAEIIEATLAVVQRDGTAGVTHRTVAREAGIPTSLSTYYFATLDDLLVAALTSVADVYTARIRRIADGPGDRLRGLAELIVESAGPGRARALAERELSTLAARRPALRPVARRWREDVAALGASLTDDPRAIDALVAASDGLCTAILIDNAPADVDHVHRVLAQALGVHRDEPAGSR; encoded by the coding sequence ATGGCCGACGAGGACGCGGGCGAGGCCGACGGCCGCAGGGCCCGGGGACGGCGCCGCCGCGCGGAGATCATCGAGGCGACCCTCGCGGTCGTCCAGCGCGACGGGACCGCCGGTGTCACCCACCGCACCGTCGCCAGGGAGGCCGGCATCCCCACCAGCCTGAGCACCTACTACTTCGCCACCCTCGACGACCTGCTGGTCGCCGCCCTGACCAGCGTCGCCGACGTCTACACCGCGCGCATCCGCCGGATCGCCGACGGCCCGGGCGACCGGCTGCGCGGGCTGGCCGAGCTGATCGTCGAGTCGGCGGGGCCGGGCCGCGCCCGCGCGCTGGCCGAGCGCGAGCTGTCCACGCTGGCCGCGCGGCGTCCCGCGCTCCGGCCGGTGGCCCGCCGCTGGCGCGAGGACGTCGCCGCCCTCGGCGCCTCCCTCACCGACGACCCGCGGGCGATCGACGCGCTGGTCGCCGCCTCCGACGGCCTGTGCACCGCGATCCTGATCGACAACGCCCCCGCGGACGTCGACCACGTCCACCGCGTGCTCGCCCAGGCCCTCGGCGTCCACCGGGACGAACCCGCCGGATCGCGCTGA
- a CDS encoding alpha/beta hydrolase, with protein MPIKPTVEERPGCGWPARLAARASRWLLRPLVSRLPWTPFTLRFAPLLDLGAALLVPPRGTRVTKVRGLGCGAEWVRGPGVPAGSRKAIVYYHGGGFVACGLRTHRRMIARISQAAGMPVLSVAYRMPPRVTIDTSIRDCVDAYRWLLDLGYAADDIVVGGDSAGGYLAFMAPLYALRDGLPRPAGIVALSPFTDLDIDTKVVHANAAIDPFIPAPRMWDMVRTCFPGADYTDPWLSPVHADLRGLPPTLVQAGSIEVLLADAELLAERLGAADVPCTLQIWEGQMHVFQIFADVSREGLAAIREIGAFARRVTGAPARQEAA; from the coding sequence ATGCCGATCAAGCCGACGGTGGAGGAGCGTCCGGGCTGCGGGTGGCCGGCCCGGCTGGCGGCGCGGGCGTCCCGGTGGTTGCTGCGGCCGCTCGTCTCGCGGCTGCCGTGGACGCCGTTCACGCTGCGCTTCGCGCCGCTGCTCGACCTCGGCGCGGCGCTCCTGGTGCCGCCGCGCGGCACGCGGGTCACGAAGGTGCGGGGGCTGGGCTGCGGCGCCGAATGGGTCCGGGGCCCGGGCGTCCCCGCCGGCTCGCGCAAGGCGATCGTCTACTACCACGGCGGCGGCTTCGTCGCCTGCGGCCTGCGCACCCACCGCCGGATGATCGCCCGGATCTCGCAGGCGGCGGGCATGCCGGTGCTGTCGGTCGCCTACCGCATGCCGCCCCGCGTCACCATCGACACGTCCATCCGCGACTGCGTGGACGCCTACCGGTGGCTGCTCGACCTGGGGTACGCCGCCGACGACATCGTGGTGGGCGGCGACTCGGCGGGCGGCTACCTCGCCTTCATGGCGCCTCTGTACGCGCTCCGCGACGGGCTGCCCCGCCCGGCGGGCATCGTCGCCCTGTCGCCCTTCACCGACCTGGACATCGACACCAAGGTCGTGCACGCCAACGCCGCGATCGACCCGTTCATCCCGGCGCCGCGCATGTGGGACATGGTCCGGACCTGCTTCCCGGGCGCCGACTACACCGACCCGTGGCTGAGCCCCGTCCACGCCGATCTGCGCGGCCTGCCGCCCACGCTCGTCCAGGCGGGCTCGATCGAGGTGCTGCTCGCCGACGCGGAGCTGCTGGCCGAGCGGCTCGGCGCGGCCGACGTGCCCTGCACGCTGCAGATCTGGGAGGGGCAGATGCACGTCTTCCAGATCTTCGCCGACGTCTCGCGGGAGGGGCTCGCCGCCATCAGGGAGATCGGCGCCTTCGCCCGCCGGGTCACCGGCGCGCCCGCCCGCCAGGAGGCCGCCTAG